Proteins encoded together in one Streptomyces sp. B1I3 window:
- a CDS encoding adenylyltransferase/cytidyltransferase family protein yields the protein MVQHRVGYAPGVYDLFHVGHLNILRHARSQCDYLVAGVVSDEMAALAKGHKPVIPLPERLEIVRSVRYVDAAFVETVPDKVETWQQVRFDVIFKGDDWRGTEKGERLERAFAEVGVEVVYFPYTVHTSSTQLRRALDVLVSRPGALSAP from the coding sequence ATGGTGCAGCACAGAGTCGGTTACGCGCCGGGGGTGTACGACCTGTTCCACGTCGGCCACCTGAACATCCTGCGGCACGCCCGCAGCCAGTGCGACTACCTGGTGGCCGGGGTCGTCTCCGACGAGATGGCCGCACTCGCGAAGGGCCACAAGCCGGTGATCCCGCTGCCCGAGAGGCTGGAGATCGTCCGCAGCGTGCGGTACGTGGACGCGGCCTTCGTGGAGACCGTTCCTGACAAGGTCGAGACATGGCAGCAGGTCCGTTTCGACGTGATCTTCAAGGGCGACGACTGGAGGGGCACGGAGAAGGGCGAGCGCCTGGAGCGCGCCTTCGCGGAGGTCGGGGTGGAGGTCGTCTACTTCCCGTACACCGTGCACACCTCCAGCACCCAGCTGCGCCGGGCACTGGACGTGCTCGTCAGCCGGCCCGGAGCGCTTTCAGCTCCCTGA
- a CDS encoding glycosyltransferase, which yields MSAAEHHRPFDDRRLLVVSTNYAPEVTGIGPYATQLAEHWAGAGARTQVLTGMPHYPAWRVDERYRGVWRMRETREGVSVHRRRHYVPPRQSAVRRALFEASVLTHGLLAPPPGRPDAVISQMPSLAGGVIAARVARRHRVPHIPVVQDLMGAAAAQSGIRGGGRAAAVAAAAERYALRGATLVGVIHESFVPGVTALGVDPGRIRLVPNWTHVERPTADRAATRARLGWREDTPVLLHSGNMGLKQGLDVLVELARMAPDIRVVLMGDGNQRGTLRELAGALTNIDFSPPADAADFTDVLAAADVLAVTQRASVLDMSVPSKLTSYFVSGRPVVASVAGEGGTAEEVRRSGAGTLVAPEDPAALLAAVRELAGDPAAADALGAHGPRYVARHLSREAGLARFDALLAEALGEARPDARSDASRDAQGRPRR from the coding sequence ATGTCCGCTGCTGAGCACCACAGACCGTTCGACGACCGCAGACTTCTCGTGGTCTCCACCAACTACGCGCCGGAAGTGACGGGCATCGGCCCCTACGCCACCCAGCTGGCCGAGCACTGGGCCGGGGCGGGCGCCAGGACACAGGTTCTGACCGGGATGCCGCACTATCCCGCCTGGCGCGTCGACGAGCGCTACCGAGGCGTCTGGCGCATGCGGGAGACCCGGGAAGGAGTGAGCGTGCACCGCCGGCGTCACTACGTGCCGCCCCGTCAGAGTGCCGTCAGGCGAGCCTTGTTCGAGGCGTCGGTCCTCACCCACGGTCTCCTCGCCCCGCCGCCGGGGCGCCCCGACGCGGTGATCTCACAGATGCCGAGCCTGGCCGGCGGCGTCATAGCCGCCCGCGTCGCACGCCGCCACCGCGTCCCCCACATACCCGTCGTCCAGGACCTGATGGGCGCCGCGGCCGCGCAGAGCGGTATCCGGGGCGGGGGCAGGGCGGCGGCCGTCGCCGCGGCGGCCGAGCGGTACGCACTGCGCGGAGCGACCCTCGTCGGCGTCATCCACGAGAGTTTCGTACCGGGCGTCACGGCACTCGGCGTGGACCCCGGCCGTATCCGGCTGGTCCCCAACTGGACCCACGTCGAGCGCCCCACGGCCGACCGGGCCGCCACCCGGGCCCGGCTCGGCTGGCGCGAGGACACCCCGGTGCTGCTGCACTCGGGGAACATGGGCCTCAAGCAGGGCCTCGACGTGCTGGTGGAACTCGCCCGGATGGCCCCGGACATCCGCGTCGTGCTCATGGGCGACGGCAACCAGCGGGGCACCCTGCGCGAGCTGGCCGGCGCCCTGACCAACATCGACTTCTCCCCGCCCGCCGACGCCGCGGACTTCACCGACGTGCTGGCCGCCGCCGACGTCCTGGCGGTGACCCAGCGCGCCTCGGTCCTCGACATGAGCGTGCCGTCCAAGCTCACCTCGTACTTCGTCTCCGGCCGCCCGGTCGTCGCCTCCGTGGCCGGCGAAGGGGGCACGGCCGAGGAGGTGCGCCGCTCGGGTGCGGGAACACTCGTCGCCCCGGAGGACCCCGCCGCGCTCCTCGCCGCGGTCCGCGAGCTGGCCGGGGACCCCGCCGCGGCGGACGCGCTGGGCGCGCACGGGCCTCGGTACGTCGCCCGCCACCTGAGCCGGGAAGCGGGCCTGGCACGCTTCGACGCCCTGCTCGCGGAGGCCCTCGGCGAAGCGCGGCCGGACGCACGGAGTGACGCATCGAGGGACGCACAAGGGAGACCACGCCGATGA